Proteins from a genomic interval of Euleptes europaea isolate rEulEur1 chromosome 18, rEulEur1.hap1, whole genome shotgun sequence:
- the GIP gene encoding gastric inhibitory polypeptide has product MPFQVVSLLLVSLSFVLMEENGTRANAKILQRRYSEGTLASDYSRTLDNMLKKNFVDWLLTRRENKMDNSVDLSKREVESPTLNTNSPSFEAGSQGTKDFFICLLQQSLILPNGSDQWKDIWKQEFLDWLISADLCRPM; this is encoded by the exons ATGCCTTTCCAAGTGGTCTCCCTCCTCCTGGTCTCACTGAGCTTTGTGTTGATGGAGGAAAACGGCACCAG GGCAAACGCAAAGATCCTGCAGAGGCGGTACTCCGAGGGGACGTTAGCGAGTGATTACAGCCGAACTCTGGACAACATGCTGAAGAAGAATTTTGTGGACTGGCTCTTGACCAGAAGAGAAAACAAGATGGA TAACAGCGTTGACCTCTCCAAGAGAGAAGTTGAATCCCCAACACTAAATACAAACTCTCCAAGCTTTGAAGCTGGATCTCAGGGGACGAAGGATTTCTTTATTTGCCTTCTGCAACAAAG CCTCATTCTGCCAAACGGTTCCGATCAGTGGAAGGACATCTGGAAGCAGGAATTTCTGGACTGGTTGATTTCTGCTGACCTCTGCAGGCCGATGTGA